GGCGAGGTGCCCGCCGACCTGATCACCGTCTCCAAGGGTCTGGGCAACGGGCACGCCCTCTCCGCGGTGCTGGGCAAGCGGGAGATCATCGACTCCTACGACAAGGCAGGAATCGCGGGCACCTACACCCGTGAGGTTCCGCCGATGGCTGCGGCGCTGGCCGTGCTCGACGTCATCGAGGACGGCTCGATCCACGAGCACTGCGAGAAGATGGGCGCCAAGCTCAAGGCGGGCATGGGCGAGATCCTCAAGAACATCGGCATCCCGGCCTACATCACCGGCCCGAACATGATGTTCGACGTCGTGGTGGAGTCCGAGGCGCTGTCCTGGGATCTGTACCGCTCCGCATTCGACTTCGGCGCCTACTTCGAGGACAGCGGCACCCACATGGTGACCTCGGCCTTCGGGGACGCCGAGGTGGACCACGCACTCACCGCGTTCGACAAGGGTGCGCGTGTCGTCGCCGAGAAGTTGGAGGCCGACCACGGCGAGCTGCCCACCGAGCGGCGGCTGCAGTTCGCCCTGGAGGCCTTCGGCGGCTCCATCCACGATGACGAGGCGGTGCTCAAGCGCATCGACGAGGTCGTCGACCAGGTGAACAAGCGGGACCGCGATCTACCCAGCGCCCTCGACCGGGCCTGTGGCTGATACATCTTCTGGGCTCGGGACGTCGGCACCGCCGGCGTCCCGACCCGCCCTGGACGGCGAGTGGATTCACATCGCCACCCGCTCGGACGGGGCCAGCGTGTACCGGGTGGAGGGCAGGCACGCCTTCTATGTGAAGACGGCCCCGCCGCGCGAACCCGGTGATCTGCGATTCCGGCCCTCCGACGAGGCCGAACGGCTGCGCTACCTGGCTGACCGGGGCTTCCCGGTCCCCGAGGTGGTCGAACTCGGCGGGGACGACACGCTGACCTGGCTGGTCACCACGGCCCTGCCGGGGGTGACCGCCGACTCCCGATGGACCCCCGACGAGCAGGGATCGGTGCTGCGCGGCGTCGCCGATCTCCTTGCGGCCCTGCATGACGCGCCGCTCGCCGACTGTCCCTTCGACGGCACGCTGGCCCACACGCTGGTCTGGGCGCAGGCCGCGGCCCGCACCGGTCTCGTCGACGAGGACGACCTCGACGAGTCGCGGCAGGGCTGGACCGCCGAGCGGTTGCTCGCCGAGTTGCACGCGACCCCGGCACCACCGGAGGACGACCTGGTGCTGTGCCACGGCGATCCCTGCCTGGACAACGTGCTGGTCGACCCGGACACCTTGGCCCCGACCGGTTTCATCGACGTCGGCAGGTTCGGCATCGCCGACCGGTGGCGTGATCTCGCGGTGTTGCTGCGCAATCTCGGCGGCGAGAACGAGCAGTGGCTTGTCGAGGACGACCGCCACGTCGCCCGGTTCCTACGGCGTTACGACGTCGAGTACGACGAGCGCAAAGCCGCCTTCTACCGGCTGCTCGACGAATTCTTCTGACCACCACAGCACGGAGGCGTCGTGACCGATCGGATTCTGTTGCTCTCGCCGCATCCGGATGACATCGCCTGGTCGTTGGGCGGGCTGACGGCCCGGCTGCGGGCGGTGGATGCCGAGCTGCGCGTCATCACCTTCTTCGGTCGCTCCCGCTATGCGCCCGGCCACCCGACCCATGGGACGGTGGACGCGGTGCCGGTGCGGGCCGCCGAGGAGGATGCCTGGGCCACACTGGTGGGAACCCGGATCCGCCGCGCCGATCTGCCCGATGCCAGCCTGCGTGGTTTCGACGACGACACCGAGATGGGCGCCGTGCCCGAGGACGACATCGTCGCCCGGATCGCCGGATTGCTGGACACGGCGATCGAGGAGTTCCGGCCCGATCTGCTGCTCGCGCCCCTGGCGATCGGCGGCCACGTCGATCACGCTGCGGTGCGCCGCGCGGTGCAGCCCTGGGAGGCCCGCGAGTCGGGCGAACGCCCCGAGGTCCTCTGGTACGAGGACCTGCCCTACGCGGCGCAGGCGGTCGCCGTGCACACCGGTCATCCGCTGGTCGTGGACATCGCGGCGCACTGGCAGGCGAAGGAACTCGGGGTTCGCTGCTTCCCGTCTCAACAGCCCGAGGAGGTCCTGCCGGTGTTGCGGCGACATGCCGCCGAGGTGGCGGGCGAGCGGATCTGGGCCTCGGATCCGACGACGATCAAGCGGTTGGCGACGCTGATCGACGAGCCCGCGCGGCGGCAGCTGTCCCCGGCGGGCCCGCGAGCGGGCACGACGACGGTGCGCTGAGCCGCCGTTGGTGCGGTCCGCAGCCGCACGCCGGCTATGCTCCAGGCGCCCGGTTAGCTCGGCACGAAAGGCGCGCGGACCATGTCGAACGAGCTGTTGCGGCTGCGCTGCCGGGGTCATGCCGAGGTGCGGGGCACCCATGCCAAAACGGTCGAGTTCACCTCCGATGCCGACATCACCGGCCGGGCCACCTGCGTGGTCGGGGTGGCCGCCGAGGCGATCGGGCCCGCCGATCCCGCCATCGCCGGTCCGCTGCGGATCACCATGACCTCCGGCGAGCACCGGGCCGTTCTGCATGCCACCGGCAATTCCCGATGGCGACCGGGTTCGGCGGCGGTCGTGCGGCTCAGCTCGGAACGGCTGCCCGGCACGCTGGCCACCGATGCCGACACCTCGGCCGCCGATCTACCCCGGGAGTTGATGCGCACGCTCGCCGACCCGACCGCCGAACTCGACGTCCGCATCGAGCGCGCGCCCGGACCGCCCGGCGGCGTGCTGGTCCGCTACCGGGCCCAGCCGGACCATGACCGACGGCTGGCTGTCGAGTGTGCCGCCGCCGATCTGGTGATCGCCGAGGACATTCCCAGCCGAGCGGTGATCGCCGAGCACGGCGCGGAACTGGGACTGTCCTCCCAGGTGGTGGCCTGTCTGGCCGAGGGCGGCCGGGTGTTGGCGGTGTCCACCGCAGGGCTGGCCGATCCGACGGTGTTGGCCGTGTTGGCGGGACCCGACCGGCCTGCGGTCGAGGTGCTGGGCCTGCCGCCGGAACTGGCCGTGTCGGCCGTGTCCCCGCAGCGAGCGCCGGTGCTGCTGGCCACGGCGACGGCGCCGCGCGAGGTGCCGCGTCTGGTCGGCAGCCGCCCGGAGGTGGCGGTGGTGTTCGGTGCGCCCGCTGCCGAGCTGCCCAAGATCCTCGCCGAGGTCGACAGGCAAGCTGCCGGTCCGCGCACGGCGGCGGTGGCTGTTGCCACGACCTCGGGGGCGGAACGGCCGAGCTGGGGTCGGGCGGCCGAGCTGCGGCTGCCGCGTCGGGGCGAGCTGCTGTGTCGGGTGGATGCCGTGACGCAGCCGGGCGGCGAGGTGCCAGCGGTCGACCCGGCCGGCCTGGTCACCGCGTTGTTGGCCGATTCGGTCTCGACGCGGACGGTGGCGCTCGCACTGGCCGGTCAGCCCGGTTGGTCGCGCAAGCAGGCCTATGACTTCGTGCTCGCGGTCAGCGGCAAGCAGCCGAAGTGACCTGCTCGCAGTACGCCCACTTTTGTTGGCTTATCCGCACTGAAGTTGCCCTATCTGTACTTTAGTTGGCTTATCTGTCTAATAGTTGGGGTGAACCGGCGACAACACCGTCGGGTGCCTCGGCGAACGGCTGAGCTCAACCCGGCTGCTGCCCTGTCTCGGCAGGCTCGGCGGTCGCGTTGATCACGCCGCGCAGGGCTAGCACGTCGAGCTGATCGCGGGAGCTGTTCAAGCGGCGGGTCCACGAGGTGGCCAGGGCGTCGATCTGCTCGGCGTCGAGGTATTCGGCCTCGTCCAACCGCCACCCCTGAGCGGCCAACACCGGAGCCAGATCCCGCAGGGCCGATTCGGGGGTCGGCTCGGGGTGCTCGCCGACCTCCGGCACCGAGGGCCGCCAGGCGTGCAGGTTGAGGCTGATCAGGAATTCGGCGTCCGGCACGCAGATGGCGGCCAGGTCGCGCAGCATCGTCAGATCGGAGCCGAGCATCCCGCGCAGCAGGCTGCCCCAGGGCATCAACACGTGGATCTCGGTGACGCCCCGGAGTTCGGCGGGCAGCCGCTCGACGCCCGCCCATACGTAGAGCAGGTTCGGCTGGCCGCCCTTGGCCGGTTTCGCCGAGGCCTTGGCGGCGATCTTGCGCAGGTTGTCCTTGGCGGCGTCGAGACCGATGACCAGGTCGTCGGGCCTGCGGCGAGCGACGTGATAGGCGTGTTTGCCGTCCCCGGTGCCGACATCCAGGACCACGCCCTGGTGTCGAGACAGCAGCTCGCCGAAGTCGGCCGCGTTCATCTCGACGATCTGTTTCCCGGTGACCCGACGCATGGATCGGGAGCCTAATGCGTGTCCCGCGCCCTTCCGCCGTACGCCACCGATCCCGTGGTTGAAAGCGTCACCACCACGGCGTCGGCCGTGTCAGGCTGTGCCGATGAGCCCAGCCGGAGCCGAGTCGGCCGAATCGACCGTGCGGCCCTTCACCATCGCCATCGACGAGGGCGAACTCGTCGAGCTGCGGGACCGCATCGCGCGCACCCGGTGGCCGAGCCCGGCGCCCGGCGCCGCCTGGGAACAGGGCACCGATGCGGCCTATCTGCGGGAGATGCTCGACCACTGGGCCCATCGATTCGATTGGCGGGCCACGGAAGCCGAACTCAACCGCTTCCCGCAGTTCCGGATGGATCTCGATGGCGTGCCGATCCACTTCGTCCACCAGCGGGCCGCCCACGGTCCCGGTATCCCGCTGATCCTGACGCACGGTTGGCCGAGCACCTTCGTGGAACTGCTGCCGCTGGTGCCGCTGCTCACCGATCCCGCAGCGCACGGCTTGACCGGTCCCGCGTTCGACGTGGTGATCCCCTCGCTGCCCGGTTACGGCTTCTCCGGTCGCCCCGACCGCGAACACACGATGCGCGACACCGCCGCGTGGTGGCACCGGCTGATGAACGGCCTCGGCTATCGGCGTTATGGCGCGCACGGCGGCGATCTCGGTTCCGGGGTGAGCACCTTCCTCGCGCTGGATCATCCGGAGGCCGTGTCGGGCCTGCATCTGTCCAATCTGGAGTTCGCGCCCGTCCTGGATGACCAGTCCCCGCCGCTGTCTCCCGCCGAGCGGGCCTACGCCGAGGCCGAATCGGCCTGGGAGGAGCACGAGGGCGCCTACAACCTGCTGTTGTCCACCAAACCGCAGACGCTGGCCTACGGGCTCGCCGACTCCCCCGCCGCGCTGGCCGCGTGGGTGTTGGAGAAGTGGCGGGCGTGGAGCGACTGCGGCGGCGACCTGGATTCGCGATTCTCCCGCGACTTTCTGGCGACCACGCTGACCCTGTTCTGGGCGGCCCAGGATGTCGGGCTCTCGCTACGGGACTACCACGACAACCGTGCGGTCTACGACGCGGTGACCCCGCAGGATCGGGTGCGGGTGCCGACCGGGATCGCGTTGTTCGACCACGAGTTCGTCGATTGCGGGACCCCGCCGCGCGAGTGGGCCGAGCGGCTTTACGAGGTCCGACGATGGCGGCGGATGCCCAGGGGCGGCCATTTCGCGGGCACCGAGGAGCCGGGCCTGCTCGCCGAGGAACTTGGCGCGTTCTTCGGCGAGCAGGCGGGCTGATCGGCCGGTCCTAGGCCGTCACGGCGGTGGGACCGGCATCGCTCACTCCGGCAGGCCGTGCAGGTCGGACAGCAGTTCCGAGACGGTGATCGGGTCGAGATCGCCGAACTTCTCGATCGGTGCGGCGTAGTAATAGCCCGGGGCCGGCCGCACGATCTTGAGTTCGATGATTCGTTGCTGCGGGGCATTGGACATCCAGGCGACCTGGATACCAGGCGTGAGATCGGCGACGATGATGCGATCGCCCGGAATCGGCCGGGCGATCCAGAGCTCCAAGCCATCGCTCTTATCGGTGGACCGCAGCCAACCGCGCTTCTCCAGAGCGACCAATGCGTAGGTCGACACCGGCCGGTCGGCGAATCGGGTCAGCCGCTTCTGTTCGGCATCGCCAGGTTCGAGGGTGTGAATCGGGCGGCCCAGCTGCGGGAACGGCTGGAGGATCTCGTAGTCGCCGAACACGGTCGTCCAGGCGGCGAGGTCGCCGCCGAGGTCGATCGGGTGGGCGATGCGAACCCCCGTCGTCTCACCGAAGCTGACCTCGGCATCGTCGAGATCGGCGAAGGTCCGGTCCTCCGCCAGTCGAAACGCGCTGCCCTCGGTGGTGATCCAGACGAGTCTGCTCACCAGGTGCCACAGCAGCGGATGCTCGACGAACAGCGAGCGGAAGTCGGCGATGCTCCACTGCCGTTGCGTCACCATCGCGCGTTCGAAGCGGCCGATCTGGTCCTTCGCGACCGTGCGGAGGTCCTTCTTCAACGCGGTGAACTGCTTATGCGCGGCCGGGGCAAGCTGAGCATCGTCCTTGGCGCCCGGCTTCGGCAGTGTCTTGCGCGGGGTTCCGCCCTCATCGAGCACCACCGGGGTGAGGTTGTTGTCCAGCGTGATCCGGAAGGAACGCGTCCCGTAGTCCAGGGTCAGGCCGCCCTGGTCGTCGAGGTCGAGATCGGGCACCAGCCGGTCGGCGAGCTGGTCGGACGTCAACCCGCTCTCCCTGGCGAGGGTGTCGATCTTCTCGGCCGCCTTGGTCCTGATCCCCTGATACTTCACCTTGGTCGCGATGCTGTTCAGGTGCAGCAGAGCCACGTCGGATTCAATCGAGGCTAGGACCTCCAAGGCCTGCACCGCTTTCGCGTGCGCGCCCTCGCCGGGCCAGGTCCGGATCTTGGGGGTAAGCCTTCGTGCCGTCTCGTCGTCGCCGATCACGGCGAGCGAGTACAGGAAGGAGTCCCCACGGGTCCGTTCGCAGAGCTGCCAGCCGAATTCCGCCAGCGATGCGGAGTCAAGATGCTCGCGGAGAAGCGCCAAGCCCGCGTAGGGATCATCTCGATTGGACATCATCAGCATCGTGATGAGGTGCAGGACCGCACTTCGGGGCAGCGCACTTCGCCGGTGATGAAGGAGCACCTGCGGCAATAGGTCCAGGTCCGGCGTCCACCACTCTGCGTCGTCGTACTCACGAACTCTGGCGGGCAGGACATACGCGGGCTCGACAGCCAGGAACTTTTCGAGCGCGTTCGCCACCTTGGCGCCGTGTTCCTGAGCTGCATGGACGATCTCGGCCGCGTCGGGGCCCGCGCTGTCGGCGGCGATGAATCGCAGCGCGGCCTCTGCGGCCCGCCGCGCCGCCCCGAGCTTGCCCATGGCGTCGGGGATCAGCAGCCGTACCGCGTTGCTGCCATGCCTGGCGAACCACTCCTGCGCGACGGACCGCACTCCGGGCAGCCGGAGGAACCAATCGGCGATCTGCCGGGCGATCGGCACCGTGCACAGTGGCAATAACCGATCCGCGTAGGCGGGCGGGTTGGTGCGGGCCACCGTCAAGGCCACCTCGGCGGCGTCCACTTCGTGTAGCGCCACGATCCGCTTGACCAGCAGCGGATCCCAGTGCTGCCGGGTCTGCGCATCCTTACGCAGTCGGCGGCGGAGATACTTCACAGTGGATTTCGTGGGCTCGACGGCGAATAACAGTTGCGACTGGTGGTCGTCGAGTTTGCCCCGCTGGTAGGCCTCCATGTGCTGATCCCAGTCGGGATCGTTCGGGGTGGTCACCGAGTCGGGCAGGATGCCTTCGGCAGCCCACCGCTGCTGTTCACCCGCTGCCCAGGAGACGGTTTGCTCGTCGAGGGTGATGAGTTTCTTGTGGACCACTCGCCGGGCACGCGGGGCTTCGCCCGACCAGGGCGGGCTGGCCAACAGGGCCGGCAGTTCTTCAGTGGTGGCCTCCCGCACCTTGCCCGCCTTGTGGATGAGCTTGGCCCGTTCGGCCTCGGAGAGCACGGATTCGGCAAGCTCGGGGTGGGCGTCGATATGGGCAATCAACAGGCGCCGCATCAACGTCGCCTTCTTCGATTCGCCTGCCGAAGCCGCCGCGAGCAACCGCATCGCCCGGACCGGGAACCGCTGTGCAGCTTGCCGGACGAGCTGATGGACGCCACTGTCCTCCAACCGAGAGAGCAGCATGGTGAACGCCTGATCCGTGGGCAGGACACTCAGAACCTCAAGCACGTTCTGCACCCCACGACCGTCGTCCAGCACCTTCTCAAGCACCGGTAGCACCGACGTCCTGAGCGTCGCCGTCAAGGTGAAGGCCAGCTCGGGTCGCGCCAGCCAGCTCCAACTACGCCTCCGGGAACCCAATTTCTCCAGCTGACCGGTGGTTCCGACCGCACCGATCAGCAACCGCCACGGGACCTGTGGCAGGTCGACGGTGGCCATGCCCCGACACAGCCCGTCGATCCACGTCTGTTCCGTAGGCACCAGGAACGACACGACGATTCGTTGGAAATCCGTGGTCCGATGCGCCGCGAGGGCCTCGACGACCTGTCGATACTCGGTGTCCGCCGCGACAGCCACGAACGCGCGTAGCCGGGCTGCGATGTCCTCGTTGACGCCGATCCCCCAGTCCTCGTGATGATCTTCGCGGACCCGCAGATAGTTGTAGCTGGTGCGAGTCGGGTGCTTGAACACGTAGACCCTGGCCAACTCAGCGACGGCCTCGGCGGCGAAGGTCAGTCCCCAGGTTTGAATCCAGGCATCGGCGAAGAACCCGAGGTGCTTCCAGTCGTCGATCTCGCATTCCTCGCTGATGACCGTGAAGACCACCGCAGCGCCGAGCGGGGTGGCCTTGCCTGCCAGATGTGCGCGCCCGGCCTCGTCGAGCGTGGCGTCCCCGGCCATTCTCGACAGGTGATCCCGGATCGCGTTCTCGTGGGAGCGCATCCGCTGCACGGCCGCGTCATCCAGGACCATCCGTCTACCCGTCGCCTCACCGCGCCGAGCGAGGATCTCCGCCCGCCATGCCTCGGGAATCACCAGGACGGATTCATCGGCTTGTGCTTCGACCACGTCGGCTTCCTCGGTCGATGTGTTGCTCATCGGTTTACTCCTTGTGAAGACTGTGTTCGCTACCCCGAATGCCTGATTCGCCCCCGAAGTCCGATGCGCGCACGGACTCCAGACACTCGGTGTTTCGCTGCGCCGGAGGATAGGCAGCCCCACCGACATGAACCGGTGGACCTACAGTTCCCGCTTCCCACTACCCGCACGGGAACGGACGTCCTCACCGGATTCCTCCGACGCGAGGCGACATTGAATGGCTCTCCAGCCGGGTCTCGAAGTCGATACCCGCCGGTAACACATTTCGAGCGGCGCGTCCCGCCGATAAACGACCGCCCGTCGCGCTAGCGGGTTTCGACCACGCCCATATCTCCGCCACAAAGCATGATGCGAGTTGGCGAACCAGGCTCGTATCTCACGCGGCGACCACACCCGCTTCGTCCCTCGCCGAACACGAAGACAGATCCGCAACCAGAGTCGAAATACCCGATAAACGAGGTTAACCGGACAGAACAGGGCGACCTATTCGCAATGGTCGTCGAGCTAACCGACCGCCGACTCGAAGTCGCCACGCGCCGACAATCGGCTACGGCTTCCTCCCGACCACCAAGGCGCTACATCGGTAGTGATGCCGGCGCGATGCCCGACGCGGGTCGACCGAATCCGCCGCCATGCCGTCCGGAAACCCGCTCGGCGACACCGACGGCCGGGCCATCGTCGAACCACCAGGCGGTACGCGGTCATTCGACAGGCGTCCGCACGGCCCAATTTCTGGCACGGTGAGCCAGCCGATTCACGTCACACCGAGACCTGTGGCAGATCCGACGACATGCCACCCGAGGCACCGACCACGCCCGTTCCCGACTCGTACCACCTGGCGAAGAACATCCCGATGAGACGCAACGGCGCACGTCGCGGCTCCCTCAACCATCCACCGGTAACCATTCCGTAATACACTGTATATCTCCGGACCGGCTAAAGTGCATGGTCAGCATTGAGTTCCGGTGCGATTGCACTATCTGCAACGGAGAACAATCGGCCACCGTCAGACCAACAGTGACCGAACAGAACGAAGCGGCAGCCAGGCATCCGGCTCTAGCACAGCGATCATCGGTTGTCCAGAGGCAGCGCAGACCCTAGGATTGAAATAGAGAGTGATCGTTTCCATTGCTCGAACGATCGGCAAGATGGTGCGCCTCTCGCCCACCACGCAAGTCGCGCGCGGATAACACATTCGACGGCGGAATGACTAGCCACGGTTGCGACAAGACTCGCGGGATAACCCTTGACCGACCACGATCGTGTGTTAGGCTCCCGCCGAGAAGTGGCCGGCCATCTGGGGGCGTCAAGGCAATTCTGCACGGCACGATAACCAACCGTTTTTGTCCACGTTCGGCGCCGAATCCGGCAGCCGTCGGACATCGACGGCGCAGCAATACTTTTTCAACTCGACTCGCCAGCTGGGGGTAACACGGCATGGCTTATTCGGGTCACCGTGAAGCACTACATACACTTAAAATCCTACTCGATGAGAGTAGCGCACATAATGGCAGATTAGCTCTCATTACCGGAGGTCCCGCAAGCGGCAAGACGGAACTATTGCACCGCCTATCGCGAATTGCAAGCGAATCGGGAGCATTGGTTCTGAGCGCCACCGGTTCGCGTGCGGAGAGCCTGCTTCAGATGGGCGTCGTCGAACAACTCTTCTACAGTTCCGATGTTCCGCCGGAGATCACCGATCAGGTATCCCGGCTCGTCACCGCCGAGACCCTCAGCGTCGAGGATGTCGGCCCGGATATCCGCACCCTGCAACACGCGGGCGCGCGGATGCTGCAAGAGGTCTGTGCGGCGCTGCTGAAGCTGTCCAGAAAACAACCGGTCGTCGTGTGCATCGACGATGTCCAATTCGTGGACAGCTCCTCCCTGCAACTGCTGCTCTACCTGCGGCGGCGGATGCAGTCGGCGCCGATCCTGCTCGTGCTCAACGAATGGGAGTACCTCCAGACCACGCTGCCGCTGTTCTACGCCGATCTCACCAGACGACGCCATCACCGGATCAAGCTCGGCCCGCTCTCGCTCGACGAGGTCACCGACCTACTCGGCGAGTCGATGCCCTCGGTGATCGCTGCTCGACTCGCCCCGGCGTATGCCGAACTCACCGGCAGTAACCCGATGCTGCTCAACGCCCTGGTGGAGGACTACGAGAGCGCCGAGGCGACCTCGGGAACCGAGCGCCAACCCGTGGTGGGGGCGGCGTTCGGCCGCGCGGTGCAGGCCTGTCTGCATCGTTGGGGCAGCGAACTGATCGGCGTCGCCCGATCGATCGCCGTGCTGGGTGCGCAGGCGACGCCGGTGCTCATCGCCAGGTTGGCGGGCCTCACCCCGGAGACCTCGGGCCGCATCGTGGATATCCTCACCTCCGCGGGTTTGTTGCGCGACGGCGAGTTCCGGCATCCGGCGGCCGTCGAAGCGGTGCTGACCGGGCTCTCCGAGGAGGACCGCCCGCTCGTGCACCTGTTCGCCGCCGAACTGCTGCATCAGGAGGGGGCGGCGGCACCGAAGGTCGCCCATCATCTGGTCGCCGCGAACTCCGTCGACTCCGATTGGGCGGTCGGTGTCCTGCGGGATGCGGCGAAACAGTCGTTGGCAGGCAATCAGGTCGACCTCGCGGTCCAGTGTCTGAAACTCGCGTTGGCCAACGCCGAAGATGAGGACGAGCGGCTGGAGATCTCGGTATCGCTGAGCCGGGCGCTGTGGAGCATCAATCCGTCGGCGGCCGCGATCCACCTCACCGGGCTGCTTCCCGCGTTGGAGGACGGCAGACTCGCTGGTCAGGACGCGGTGACCGTGGCGCAACACGCCATCTGGAACGGCAACCGGGCGACTGCGGCCAAGACACTGGAGATCCTGCTCGGTGCGTTCGGCGGCGTGGACCCGCAGACGGCCGCCGAACTCCGTATCGCCTACGAATGGGTGTTCGGCTCCGCGCACGACGTCTTCGGCGCATTGGGCACGACGTCCCCGCCGCCAGGCGAGGACCCGGTGGTGGACACGACCCGGATGTTGGCCACCGTCTGGGAACACGGCGGTGACGGCACCGCCATCGCCAGCGCCGAACACATCCTGCAGAGCTGCCGCCTGGGTGCGATGCCGCTGGAACTGGCGGCGACCGCCATTCACACCCTGGTCTACGGCGGCAAACCCGTGCAGGCGGGCCGGTGGTGCGAACGGCTCGCCGCCGAGGCGGCCCGGCAGGGCGAGGTCACCTGGCAGGCCGTGATCGGCGCGCTGCACGCCGACATCCTGTTCCGCTGCGGGGACGCCGTCTCGGCGATCCGCACCGCGAACCAGGCGCTGTCCCGGTTGCCACCACGAGGTTGGGGCGTCCAGATCGGCTATCCGCTGGGCATCCTGGTGCTGGCGGCCACCGCGCTGGGCAGGCACGACGTGGCGAACGAGGCGTTGCAACAGCAGGTCCGCGAGGCGACGTTCACCACGCAATGGGGACTGCGCTACCTACACGCCAGGGGGCACCACCATCTGGCCACGGGCCGAGTGTTGGCGGCGATCGACGACTTCCAGCGGTGCGGTCGGCTGATGAAGGAGTGGAGCATCGACTTCCCGATGCTGGTGCCGTGGCGCAGCGGCCTGGCGGAGGCGAATCTCCAGCTGGGCAGGCCGAGGGTGGCCCGCGATCTGGTGCGCCAGCAGTTGGAACGCATCGGCCCCGCCGACACCCGCACCAGGGGGATCTCACTGTGCACGCTGGCCGCCAGTAGTGAACCGGCGCAGCGCGGTGCGTTGCTGCGTCAGGCCATCGATTGTCTGCGGGCCTCGGGTGATCGCCTGGCACTGGCCAAGGCGGTGCACGAGCTGAGCAGGCTTCGCCCCGGTGCGGAGCCGGATCGGCCGGGTGCCGTGGTGGCCGCGCAGCGGGCGGAGATCACCGCCCGGCGGCTGCCGATCCCGGCCCCGAAGCGCCCCGAGGAGCACCGCCTCCCGCGCGCCTCGACCGGCGCGTCGAGCAATGAGGCGACCGGCCTCGGCTCGCTCAGCGACTCCGAGCGTCGCGTCGCGGAGTTGGCGGCGATCGGCCACACCAACCGCGAGATCAGCGACCAGCTCTACGTCACCGTGAGCACCGTCGAACAGCACCTGACCAGGGTTTATCGCAAGCTCGGGGTCAAACGTCGCACCGAACTGCCCAGTGCGACGGCGACAGGTGCGATGTCACGGCAGACCTCTCGACCAGATCGGCATGTCCCGCTCAAACCCGAGCGTCGACAGGCTCGGGCGCGTCATCGAACACCGACACGGCGAGACATCGCCACCAACCACAGGAGTAGTCACATGTCAGCCACCTCGTCGTGCCGGATCTGCGGAGACACGGTCACCGAGTTCATCGACTTCGGCAAGCAGCCCGCCTCCGACGCCTTCGTGAAGCCCGGCGAGGAGGATCGGGAATTCTTCTTCAGACTCGCGGTCGGCATCTGCGGGTCCTGCGACATGGTGCAGCTCATGGAGGAGGTGCCCAGGGAGCAGATGTTCCACGAGGACTACCCGTACCTGTCCTCGGGTTCCTCGGTGATGCGCGCCCACTTCGAGGGCCTGGCCAAGCGGTTCCTGACCACCGAGCTGACCGGCGAGGACCCGTTCATCGTCGAGCTGGGGT
This Actinoalloteichus hymeniacidonis DNA region includes the following protein-coding sequences:
- a CDS encoding DUF4132 domain-containing protein, which translates into the protein MSNTSTEEADVVEAQADESVLVIPEAWRAEILARRGEATGRRMVLDDAAVQRMRSHENAIRDHLSRMAGDATLDEAGRAHLAGKATPLGAAVVFTVISEECEIDDWKHLGFFADAWIQTWGLTFAAEAVAELARVYVFKHPTRTSYNYLRVREDHHEDWGIGVNEDIAARLRAFVAVAADTEYRQVVEALAAHRTTDFQRIVVSFLVPTEQTWIDGLCRGMATVDLPQVPWRLLIGAVGTTGQLEKLGSRRRSWSWLARPELAFTLTATLRTSVLPVLEKVLDDGRGVQNVLEVLSVLPTDQAFTMLLSRLEDSGVHQLVRQAAQRFPVRAMRLLAAASAGESKKATLMRRLLIAHIDAHPELAESVLSEAERAKLIHKAGKVREATTEELPALLASPPWSGEAPRARRVVHKKLITLDEQTVSWAAGEQQRWAAEGILPDSVTTPNDPDWDQHMEAYQRGKLDDHQSQLLFAVEPTKSTVKYLRRRLRKDAQTRQHWDPLLVKRIVALHEVDAAEVALTVARTNPPAYADRLLPLCTVPIARQIADWFLRLPGVRSVAQEWFARHGSNAVRLLIPDAMGKLGAARRAAEAALRFIAADSAGPDAAEIVHAAQEHGAKVANALEKFLAVEPAYVLPARVREYDDAEWWTPDLDLLPQVLLHHRRSALPRSAVLHLITMLMMSNRDDPYAGLALLREHLDSASLAEFGWQLCERTRGDSFLYSLAVIGDDETARRLTPKIRTWPGEGAHAKAVQALEVLASIESDVALLHLNSIATKVKYQGIRTKAAEKIDTLARESGLTSDQLADRLVPDLDLDDQGGLTLDYGTRSFRITLDNNLTPVVLDEGGTPRKTLPKPGAKDDAQLAPAAHKQFTALKKDLRTVAKDQIGRFERAMVTQRQWSIADFRSLFVEHPLLWHLVSRLVWITTEGSAFRLAEDRTFADLDDAEVSFGETTGVRIAHPIDLGGDLAAWTTVFGDYEILQPFPQLGRPIHTLEPGDAEQKRLTRFADRPVSTYALVALEKRGWLRSTDKSDGLELWIARPIPGDRIIVADLTPGIQVAWMSNAPQQRIIELKIVRPAPGYYYAAPIEKFGDLDPITVSELLSDLHGLPE